A stretch of the Helicoverpa zea isolate HzStark_Cry1AcR chromosome 29, ilHelZeax1.1, whole genome shotgun sequence genome encodes the following:
- the LOC124644056 gene encoding V-type proton ATPase subunit e 2-like isoform X1: protein MGASFVPITVFTVLWGIVGIVCPFFAPKGPNRGIIQVVLMLTAATCWLFWLCAYMAQMNPLIGPRLNNETLIWMSRTWVSPGIILLY, encoded by the exons ATGGGAGCCTCCTTCGTCCCCATCACCGTTTTCACCGTCCTGTGGGGTATTGTGGGCATTGTCTGCCCCTTCTTCGCCCCCAAAGGCCCGAACAGAGG GATTATCCAGGTGGTGTTGATGCTAACTGCTGCCACTTGCTGgctttt CTGGCTGTGTGCCTACATGGCGCAGATGAACCCGCTCATCGGGCCCAGACTTAACAATGAAACCCTCATCTGGATGTCTCGCACCTGGGTGAGTCCTGGAATTATTCTGTTATATTAA
- the LOC124644054 gene encoding uncharacterized protein LOC124644054 encodes MDSITNTLTGLMDSFNKRMAEFEAQLQKAPAEPSHPNLTAEFQAFRVFITQAVTSLQQQVELLARSIDSMEMRGRRGILLLHGVPEAKDEDAAQVVVDVVKDRLKMTDFTLADIKRSHRMGRSSTASRSRPILFKLRDVAVRDNIWFNKTQLKGAGITISEFLTKSRHDLFMAARKSLGVTKCWTRDGCVYVLAPDGSRHRITTAAELSALLPQNATESPKEPATVYAPRKPVITSRPKRAAAYKK; translated from the coding sequence ATGGATTCCATTACCAACACTCTCACTGGTCTCATGGATAGCTTTAATAAGAGGATGGCAGAGTTTGAAGCACAGTTGCAGAAGGCACCAGCAGAACCATCCCACCCAAACTTGACTGCAGAATTTCAAGCCTTCAGAGTCTTCATAACCCAGGCTGTCACTAGCTTGCAGCAACAGGTGGAATTGCTTGCAAGAAGCATTGACTCCATGGAGATGCGTGGTCGGAGAGGCATCTTGTTGCTTCATGGTGTCCCCGAGGCGAAGGATGAAGATGCAGCACAGGTGGTGGTGGATGTTGTCAAGGACCGCTTGAAGATGACTGACTTCACACTAGCTGACATCAAGAGGAGTCACCGGATGGGACGGTCATCTACTGCCTCAAGATCACGGCCTATATTATTCAAACTTAGGGATGTTGCTGTCCGTGACAACATTTGGTTCAACAAAACCCAATTAAAAGGTGCCGGTATCACCATCTCGGAGTTCCTGACCAAGTCGAGGCATGACCTGTTCATGGCTGCACGAAAGAGCCTCGGGGTGACTAAGTGCTGGACGAGAGACGGGTGCGTTTATGTTCTTGCACCCGATGGGTCGCGGCATCGTATTACAACTGCTGCAGAGTTAAGTGCATTATTGCCGCAAAATGCCACGGAGTCCCCGAAGGAGCCTGCGACCGTCTACGCTCCACGGAAGCCCGTCATCACAAGTAGGCCCAAACGTGCTGCTGCATACAAAAAGTGA
- the LOC124644056 gene encoding V-type proton ATPase subunit e 2-like isoform X2, whose amino-acid sequence MGASFVPITVFTVLWGIVGIVCPFFAPKGPNRGIIQVVLMLTAATCWLFWLCAYMAQMNPLIGPRLNNETLIWMSRTWGNKITS is encoded by the exons ATGGGAGCCTCCTTCGTCCCCATCACCGTTTTCACCGTCCTGTGGGGTATTGTGGGCATTGTCTGCCCCTTCTTCGCCCCCAAAGGCCCGAACAGAGG GATTATCCAGGTGGTGTTGATGCTAACTGCTGCCACTTGCTGgctttt CTGGCTGTGTGCCTACATGGCGCAGATGAACCCGCTCATCGGGCCCAGACTTAACAATGAAACCCTCATCTGGATGTCTCGCACCTGG GGCAACAAAATCACCTCATAA
- the LOC124644055 gene encoding uncharacterized protein LOC124644055 isoform X1, whose translation MRTSGRAKTQKRSYKHVRINKKKSNKTKASSNWDWSDDVSNLFLDNINDVIRQNKTRRAEGRGCWKIMPRDSCEVYKDRRRRLETRRKFKDDRMSDDTSFCSESQMDEEDRRRPAKRNPKRRVPPKKVSKAKHKRRYTTSRSSSYTTSTSMTSGSDM comes from the exons ATGAGAACCTCAGGCCGAGCAAAAACCCAGAAAAGATCGTATAAGCATGTGcgtataaataagaaaaaaagtaacaaaaccaAAGCAAGTTCAAATTGGGACTGGAGTGATGATGTTTCTAATCTATTTCTTGACAACATAAACGATGTCATTCGGCAAAAT AAAACTCGGCGAGCTGAAGGTAGGGGATGTTGGAAGATCATGCCACGAGACTCATGTGAAGTATATAAGGACCGTAGAAGGCGACTGGAAACTCGTCGGAAATTCAAAGATGACCGCATGAGCGACGACACCTCATTCTGCTCTGAAAGCCAGATGGATGAAGAAGACAGACGGAGACCGGCCAAGAGAAACCCAAAGAGAAGGGTGCCGCCTAAGAAAGTGTCGAAAGCAAAGCATAAAAGAAG ATACACAACGTCTCGCTCTTCATCGTACACGACGTCCACATCAATGACTTCTGGATCGGATATgtaa
- the LOC124644055 gene encoding uncharacterized protein LOC124644055 isoform X2, with product MRTSGRAKTQKRSYKHKTRRAEGRGCWKIMPRDSCEVYKDRRRRLETRRKFKDDRMSDDTSFCSESQMDEEDRRRPAKRNPKRRVPPKKVSKAKHKRRYTTSRSSSYTTSTSMTSGSDM from the exons ATGAGAACCTCAGGCCGAGCAAAAACCCAGAAAAGATCGTATAAGCAT AAAACTCGGCGAGCTGAAGGTAGGGGATGTTGGAAGATCATGCCACGAGACTCATGTGAAGTATATAAGGACCGTAGAAGGCGACTGGAAACTCGTCGGAAATTCAAAGATGACCGCATGAGCGACGACACCTCATTCTGCTCTGAAAGCCAGATGGATGAAGAAGACAGACGGAGACCGGCCAAGAGAAACCCAAAGAGAAGGGTGCCGCCTAAGAAAGTGTCGAAAGCAAAGCATAAAAGAAG ATACACAACGTCTCGCTCTTCATCGTACACGACGTCCACATCAATGACTTCTGGATCGGATATgtaa